AATTAAAAACTGTCTTACTTAGCATGACCATCAAATTGTCTCAGTGGTGCTCTTCCGCTAACGTCAAAGAGGCGAATGCTACCTTCCTCACTGCCAGCAACAAGCAGATTGCCATCATCTCTGTATGTGGCACCATAAGCAGCATCTTTGAAGCGAGAAAACGTTTTGATTGGTTCCTGAGAGTAACGGCCATAAATGTGGATCTAGCAAAACGAGAAGATATTAAGTTTGCTTGTATGATACCAAATGAAAGACAAGAAcataaaaacctcagaaaagcCACTTACCCTTGAGGAGGCTGTGACAGCATAGTTATATGGAGAAACTGGGGAGAAGTCAATTTTATTTACTGCTCCAAATTCCTTTATCTGAACAGGCGTCTGAAACAATTTCgataaagataattaaatacGCATAAGCACACCAccaaagatgaaaaagcaaaacaaaacctattCTTCTTACAGAGAGCTCAAAACTCCATTTAGAACcaaatcattttttaaatacaatccTGTTGTTTCTCTTCTGCCGGGCTACTTCTGCTCATagaatttttttccaattcacGCATTAAAACCGATTAcgtgttttgaggaaaaaaaaccaaccttatTCACTCACGCGTGTTTCAAAATACTATTGATTAGTCGCAcgaaagctgtaaaaaaaaaaatattctaggaCGACAACTACGTCTGTCGGGCCAGTTTGGGGTGCAGGTCCCCCCTAGGAAGCCGTTTAATAGGTTTCTGGACGGTATCAAGGAACCGCTTCTCACCGAAAGCCGCAAGAGCTGGCAGAACAAGCACGAACTGGAGCGCGGACCCCACGCCGCCCGTCACAGGCCCCAGGGCCCCGCGCCGCGAACCGCTGCCTCCTACCTTGTAACCCCGCCAGTACAGCGTGTCCTGCGTGATCCTCTCCCCGAGCTTGGGGAACGCCTGAACCACCACCGGCTTGTAGGTGGCCATGCCTGACCAGGAGCGGGGGACGCCAGGGGGGTCGAAGGCCTCCGCGACGCCTCCTCAGCGAGCGGTGGCCGCCGCCGAATCGCGCTCCCGCCTGCCGGCCCAGCCAGCCGGGTGGCCCTGCCGGGAGGAGCTCGGGGAGGGCCGGGTCGAACCGATCCACGCTGCCTCAGGGGGCGAGGGCCGCGCTGCGCCCCTCCGTCCCGGCCATCATGGTGAGCCCCACGCCTGCCTCGAGGAGAGTCACAGACCTCGTGGGAGAAGGACGTCATCAACAGGCGACTCTCCCTAGCCAGTCGCCACCGCGGCGGGGCGGCACGGCGTCACTTCCCCCTCTCGGTACGCGACCGAAGCGGCGGTGCTCAGGTGAGGCGTGGCCGCCGGAGCGGGGCCACGGGCCCGCTCTGCCGAAGGGCTTCCCGGGCGGCGGGCGCTCCGCGGCCTCCGTAGAGGCCGTCGTTGCCGGCCGCCTTCGGGCCTTCCGTCCCGGAGCCGGCGGTCTGTAGCGCGGGGGGAGGACCCCAGCAGTGCCCGGAGCTGTCAGGCCGCACTGCTTGCCAGGCGCTGCTGCGGAGCCCGCTCTGACGTGAGGCTTCTCGTGGTGCTGTCAAACAAGCCCCGGTATCGTGGGATGTTTTACTGTCGTCGGTGTAAAAAGGATTTGTCGTTTTCCTACGTGTATGGTGGAAGCCATTTGTTTTACTCAGGTTATGAAAAGATATAAAGGGACATAAAATCACTTTAACTTTTCATTCAGGTCTAATGTTTTTATGAAATAATCTTTTCCTTATAGCTTGTTCCTGTCTTGGTATAAATGTGGTtggttgtggtgggttttttgttgcaaCCAGACTAATATTCTGAAATGTCACTTAGACGCCAGCTGGCTTCATTATGGAATTTGGCTTAAATATCCATGTGACAAAATTTAAACAGAGGATTTAGTCAATAGCTTGTGACAGCAGTGAGGTTGGTATTTCACCAGTTTTGATGTGATTACGAAAACCAAATGCCGTAAGCTTAAATGAAACCAAGTTTGGTATATTTTTATGCATTACTTCACCAGAATGCTGTTAACCTATGTTACATGTGTTCAGTTGCAGGTTGTTCAGACATCGAGATCTCTTTAGATACAGCTTGGTTGGCTGGAACTGGCTAGAAACTATGAAGAAACCTTTTGCATAAGACTTTTACATGACTGAGGCCATGGCATCTTCAACAAACTTAGATGTTGGGGCCCAGTTAATTGTGGAAGAATGTACCACTAGCTACAGCCTTCCACCCATGCCGGACATTAAAGTGGAGCATCAGCTTGACTCTAGCACAGAGGAAGGCCCAGCTCAGAATGTCGCCATGGGAATGAAATTCATTTTGCCCAATAGATTTGATATGAATGTCTGCTCACGATTTGTGAAATCCTTGAATGAGGAGGACAGTAAAAATATTCAAGACCAAGTTAACTCTGACCTTGAAGTGGCATCTGTCTTATTTAAAGGTTGAACCTTGTACAAATTGTTACGTGTGGACTGTGTCATCGTGTTAAGctgttatgtttttttaaaaaagcctctgCCTTATATGTGTGTTAATCAGTGATAGTTTTCTAAGATTTGTTCCCCTAACATTTTTATTATATGCTTAATGGATTCTTAGtgtaaaattaatttccccaaaggttattttttaaatcatattcttaatattttttagaTAAAAAAGTAGTGACACAAAAAGTCTCTAATATAATTTAGTAAGAGCTGATGCTGATTATGAAAACAAGTTTACTTCCTTTGTGGAACATGTCCTACAACATGCTACACATTGTTGAATAATGTATGTATCTTCACAAAACACTACTGAAGGCACCACGTGATCATTTCGGCTTCATTAGCTTTCTGCCGCACATTTTAGCTTTTTACTAGTACAATGACAGAATAACATAGATCATGTGGTTGACTGTTTTATCGGTATGACTGTACAAAGCCTGTAGTTGTTGTAGGGACTGGCTTGGCAATTTATCTTCACACTACTTGAAAGCAAATGTTGCTCCAATTGTGGATCCCTGCAGCTAATCTCTAGCCGTTGCTGGCTGAGCATATCGATGGAGAACAGAATTAGGATTACATCTGTTTCTCCTTAACCATTGTGGTTTCCAGCACTCACTGTCATATTTCAGACTGTTACTGATGTATCATTTCATGACGTTGAATTTGACATATTTCCtgtaacaaacacacacacctaTTGTGGATTTTGATGGTTTCTCTGATTTGTATTGTTTGGCTGCAGTTCAGCTATTgtaattttcaaacttttttaaTTTGCAGGCTATAAGTGGTTACTAGTGGAGCTGCAGATGTGAACAGCAAATTTAGATCCATCAGCAATAGGGTTGTTTTTCTTAGGTAATATTTGTGAACTCCTTAGAAGTAGTCCTGTGGATCCAGGGACTACAGGTCAAAAATCCTTGGTAGGTCTCTTAATTTGATCAAGTCAGCTGTAGCTATTTGAGTGacaaacaaaatgtaatttaattttcatcctGTTACCCTCTACTTTTCATTCTTTCCCCAGAGTTGCACTTGGGTTCATGATCATATGATCATGAAGTTCTCGATGATGTGAATTCAGTATGCATGTTAATTAGCTTGCAGTTGTTAATTACTAGTGCACACTGGTGTCAAATCAATTTAGCCAATAATGGAGTTTAATCCTTCCGTATGTCTTTCCAGTATTTAATCAGTTAGCATCTTAAAAGTTACTTGGTTTCTCAGCTACTTCTCAAAACCAAAAGCTAGTTTTAAGAATTAGAAGCCAAGGTAACTGACATACTCTGTAATAATATGCCATTAGATTCTAACAGAAAGCTAGAAAAATTAGTACAAATGaacacagcagcactgaatgACTTCTTGAATTCTAAGTGATGGCCTCTGTTGCATTTTATGTAAATTAGTGTGGAATATCACTCTTCCTGCTAGGTAAATATTCATAATGCAGTTACAGTTTTATCCAATGGGAGTGGAAGAAGTCCTggtgaagaaaattaatgaagGCCATCTTCACCCGTGCAGTGGACTGGTTAGGGAGTAGGCAAAGGGATAAGCTGAGCAGTTACCTCATTGCATGGCTGTCCAGAGCCGCATCATGTCATTGCGCTGGAGAGTGTTAGTAAGGGTATGACAGGCTTAGTGGAGCCATCCTACTTAATAAATCCATGCCAGGCATGTTGAAAATCTAGACAAAGACTTACCTCATTTAGAAACCTGACTTGTCTCTGGGTGACATTACACCAATAATGAACGTGTGGGGTAGGATCATTGTTTTATGCTAGAAATGAATACAACCCTTTATTCAACTTACACAGTAGAAGTACATGTCACAAAGCTTACTTAACATGGGTTTTAAAGACCTTGTGATACTGGTGCTTTCTAGTTTGACTTAAAATTTGTGGCTTGCTTTCAATGCTCTTACTAGTACTAAAATCCTGTCTGTTTTCTCTGTTCGTTGTAGCTGAATGCAACATCCACACTTCTCCTTCCCCTGGTATCCAAGTAAGACATGTTTATACTCCATCAACTACTAAGCATTTCTCACCAATAAAACAATCAACTACCCTAACTAACAAACACAGGGGAAACGAAGTCTCTACAACACCTCTGCTTGTAAACTGTAAGTATCCTACTGCCTtattgttaataataattttttttaactgcatgttAGATGCTTGACAGATTTTTCCGATTTTTTCTTTGGTGTTGTAATGAACTTTAATATAGGAAGACAACATTGAGATAGTCTTGTCTAATTTCACATGGTTCCAACCATAAAATAGTAATCCACCTGAATACATGACTGAAGCATGTTTTCTGGAAAGGATCCAATTCTTGACTTAAAAAATAATAGGTAAAAATTTTTCTGATCCTTTCTAAGCTTTAAGTTAATGTGCTTCATATACTTGTTTTTagaatgttgtggtttgagcccagagggcaactgagcaccacacagctgctcactcaccccttcccccccagtgctggaagaagagaaattaatcaaaaggctcaggaatgaagataaggatagggagggggTCGCTCGCCCATAAggtcacagacaaaagacaggctcattaggccacaaaaaaaaaaagacaaaatgagacagtgagaagcattaccacgtcttaaaaacacctccccccacccctcccttctttctaggctcagttttgttcccgatatttctacctccttccccagtggctcaggggcagggaatggggggtgcagtcagtcccgctgcttcttcctgcaaggagGGTGGAGAAggactcttctgcattcttccccctgctccacatggtgTCTCTCTCAGgagagacagtccttcacaaactctCCCcaccgtgagtcctccccacaggatgcattcttctcgacATGCTCCGGCATTggtcacctccacatgttgcagtcctaccagtgccaaactacaacagtgggggctgcttcttgCCACAGAGTCTCGGGGTCTTCCACaggcgaatctctgctcctccagtgacctccatgggtgacagggaggggtggccctgccctctcaccatgggatacagggaggttttctgctccagcacacctctgccccttcttctgccttccttccactgaccttggtgttcacatcAGTGTCCTTGTAACTCGTCCCCCAacccctctcaggttccccttcttacaTACATTATCACAAAGGGCCAGCCAGTGTTGctaattgtctcagccttggccagaggcatgtccaacttggagccagcagaGCTtagggccactgctgtagccccctcccctgctaccaaaaaccctgcacaaacccagcacacagaaCTTGTGCATCttgtaatatttattaaaattagaTGATTGGTGAGTGCTACAGACTACTGCAAATGCCATGATTGTCATGGATCTTGAAAGTCAAGAAGGCAGTATTATTTATGGGGTTTTGTTATTCTTAATTGTCaagcattttctttataaattaattatCTGCAATTTACTTCAtctgtaaataattttgtttataaattataggtccagtgtttaaaaaaaagcccgCTTGCATGGGAAGAATTAATCTGGAGCTGCAACAAAGGCCTTCAAATAAAACACGCagtctttctgaaagaaaaaaatcaaaatttcatgTAGTGAATAGGAAGAGGGCAGTGAACATTTACATATTATGTAATCATTAACTTATTTTGTTATTACATAATGTGGAAAATTTATTATATATTCCCTCCTGAGGGACCTGCTTCAAGTTGTAATTATCAATACCACGCACCTGTTCAGAGTTCACTGTGggatcagagatttttttcttcataatatcTTAAGAATTATTCTGCTTATAATGCTTggtactttttattaaaaatttttagaaaacCCACAGTCTTTTGTTTCCCCTGTAGATGTCATGTTGTGTATAGTTGTGTAACGTCTAACCTGTTCAACATTGTAGTGAGTGAGTCATGCTATGGGCTTTATTGAACAGCATGACAGGTCTCCTGATGGCATGTGATCTCTTAGATGTCATTTTAAACTATACAGCCTTAATTTATCAAATGACGCTTATTTTCATTTGATAAACATTCTTAATGTGATCTTGGGTTGCTGACgcagcagcagagaagagagCATGTTGCCTTGTAAAGAGTCAGTGTAGGAAGTATCTTTGTTTTCTAGTATAACTTATACATTGGTTAAAAAATTACCTAAGCCTATGAAACTCTTTGGaaacttttcagtttttaagataGTGATTCCAGTTCAGAGTATGAGCTAGAACCTTATACTCTGAATCTACACAAATCCAAGTTCTGTACTGCTCAGGCCAATGGATATGTTATGCCCAGCTCCAAATAAAGCAGAACGAAAATTGGTGTATGTAACACATACTTCTGCTTCCCTTTCTGCAGCTTTATCAGTTCACCAGCTGGCTGCTCAGGGAGAAATGTTATATCTGGCCACGCGTATTGAACAAGGTGAGATAGAGGGAGGTTAAATACCTTCCTTTCAAACTTGGGACATTTATACCCTGTTATGCTTGACTTCTTCCCcaaagttgtatttaaaaaaatcctaacttCTGGTACAAATTGAAGGACATATATGTTAGTAATTTAAGCCATGCCTCAAACCTGCAATGTAATAGTGCTACTCATTCTGAGTTGTGTAATAGTCTTCAGTGTGACATTTATGTGT
The Strix uralensis isolate ZFMK-TIS-50842 chromosome Z, bStrUra1, whole genome shotgun sequence DNA segment above includes these coding regions:
- the ANKRA2 gene encoding ankyrin repeat family A protein 2, yielding MTEAMASSTNLDVGAQLIVEECTTSYSLPPMPDIKVEHQLDSSTEEGPAQNVAMGMKFILPNRFDMNVCSRFVKSLNEEDSKNIQDQVNSDLEVASVLFKAECNIHTSPSPGIQVRHVYTPSTTKHFSPIKQSTTLTNKHRGNEVSTTPLLVNSLSVHQLAAQGEMLYLATRIEQENVINHKDEEGFTPLMWAAAHGQIAVVEFLLQNGADPQILGKGRESALSLACSKGYTDIVKMLLDCGVDVNEYDWNGGTPLLYAVHGNHVKCVKILLESGADPTIETDAGYNSMDLAVALGYRSVQQVIESHLLKLLQNIKE